In one window of Candidatus Neomarinimicrobiota bacterium DNA:
- a CDS encoding SDR family oxidoreductase, with amino-acid sequence MSDNGKILVTGATGNVSSALITNLVDRGASVRGLVRDESKGQSLKDSGVEVVIGNLNDHGSIEKALEGIEKVFLLTPVGEDAPQLAKNVIDTALKQDSPYIVRMSAIGAASDAPSRNGRVHAETETDLKNSGLPYTILKPHFFMQNIMMAAESIASEGKIYMPFKDGKLGMIDIRDIADVAAVILTQEGHEGKTYTPSGPKSISLSDVAAAFSSALDKEVNYIDVPMEAADESLSGMGLPDWNKSAYLEYFQAYSEGWGDYTSNDVEDITGNPPRSIETFAKDFAQVFGG; translated from the coding sequence ATGTCAGATAATGGAAAAATATTGGTTACAGGAGCAACAGGAAACGTAAGCAGTGCTTTGATTACTAATCTTGTAGATAGGGGAGCGAGTGTTAGAGGTCTTGTCCGGGACGAATCGAAGGGACAATCGCTAAAGGACTCGGGCGTAGAAGTAGTTATCGGAAATCTCAATGATCATGGCAGCATCGAAAAAGCACTTGAAGGAATTGAAAAGGTCTTCTTACTTACTCCTGTTGGAGAGGATGCACCTCAGCTGGCAAAAAACGTAATTGACACGGCTCTGAAACAGGACAGCCCATATATAGTGAGAATGTCAGCGATTGGAGCCGCTTCTGATGCTCCTTCTCGTAACGGCAGGGTTCATGCAGAGACTGAAACCGACTTGAAAAATTCCGGCTTACCATATACAATACTTAAACCACATTTCTTCATGCAGAATATTATGATGGCAGCTGAGTCGATTGCCTCTGAAGGAAAAATATATATGCCGTTCAAAGATGGTAAATTAGGAATGATCGATATTAGAGACATTGCTGATGTTGCGGCAGTTATCCTTACGCAAGAGGGGCACGAAGGTAAAACGTATACTCCTTCGGGACCGAAATCAATTTCACTTTCCGATGTTGCTGCCGCGTTTTCTTCTGCGCTTGATAAAGAAGTCAATTATATAGACGTGCCGATGGAAGCTGCGGATGAATCGCTTTCAGGCATGGGTTTGCCCGATTGGAATAAGTCGGCATACCTTGAGTATTTCCAAGCATACAGCGAAGGTTGGGGAGATTATACGTCAAACGACGTGGAAGATATAACTGGCAATCCTCCCCGCTCGATAGAAACTTTTGCGAAGGATTTTGCGCAAGTATTCGGCGGATGA
- a CDS encoding DUF4242 domain-containing protein, whose amino-acid sequence MPLYMDVHKGVEGLTAEAVAGAHKKDLEVQEKHGVKYLKYWFNEDDGSIFCLCEAPNKEAAEAVHREAHGLVADEIIEVKEGE is encoded by the coding sequence ATGCCACTCTATATGGACGTTCACAAAGGTGTGGAAGGGTTGACTGCCGAAGCGGTCGCAGGGGCCCACAAGAAGGACCTCGAGGTTCAGGAGAAGCACGGGGTGAAGTATCTGAAATACTGGTTCAACGAAGACGATGGCAGTATTTTCTGTCTGTGCGAGGCCCCGAACAAAGAAGCGGCTGAGGCAGTACACCGTGAGGCCCACGGCCTTGTCGCAGACGAGATCATCGAGGTCAAGGAGGGCGAGTAG